One segment of Rickettsiella grylli DNA contains the following:
- a CDS encoding HAD family acid phosphatase, with product MKRFTRVMVLIFTSLLAANVQCQPICAPDARANPAIVQAVKWVRNAAEKKASYRQIYAVGSAYVLHWVQQHHPQNKTWGVVLDIDETVLDNSWYYYQCKNLAANAKDFEHYVTIPKKSRALPGAVAFTRLVHSLGGYVSLVSNRDGSYVDQSGVTSLQATLDNLKQEKITFDQLILANNKSAKHPTDKNPRFNAILYGAYDAHEMVCSNTLPPHTVIAYFGDNIQDFPKLSQSAFDGLPNDSPQYAKFGRGYFIFPNPLYGSWQTNPSC from the coding sequence ATGAAAAGATTCACGCGAGTGATGGTTTTGATATTCACTTCGTTACTTGCTGCTAACGTTCAATGTCAACCGATTTGCGCACCCGATGCACGAGCGAATCCAGCGATTGTTCAGGCGGTTAAATGGGTTCGCAACGCTGCAGAGAAAAAAGCCAGTTATCGTCAAATTTATGCGGTGGGATCAGCTTATGTTTTACATTGGGTTCAACAGCATCACCCTCAAAACAAAACATGGGGCGTTGTTTTAGACATTGATGAAACCGTATTAGATAATTCCTGGTATTATTATCAATGTAAGAATTTAGCTGCCAATGCAAAAGACTTTGAACACTATGTCACTATACCAAAAAAGTCACGTGCATTACCCGGCGCCGTAGCCTTTACCCGGTTGGTTCATTCATTGGGCGGTTATGTAAGCTTGGTTTCCAATCGTGATGGTTCTTATGTTGATCAATCCGGAGTAACCAGTTTACAAGCGACGCTTGATAATTTAAAACAAGAAAAAATCACCTTTGATCAACTTATTTTAGCGAATAATAAAAGTGCTAAACACCCGACAGACAAAAATCCACGATTCAACGCTATTTTATATGGTGCCTATGACGCTCATGAAATGGTGTGCTCTAACACATTACCACCACACACAGTGATTGCTTATTTTGGAGATAATATCCAAGATTTTCCAAAATTGAGCCAATCTGCGTTCGATGGCTTGCCCAATGATTCGCCACAATACGCCAAATTTGGTCGAGGTTATTTTATTTTTCCTAATCCTTTATACGGTAGTTGGCAAACCAATCCTTCTTGTTAA
- the gltX gene encoding glutamate--tRNA ligase: MKVRTRFAPSPTGYLHIGGVRTALYSWLYAKKQHGEFILRIEDTDTERSTHAATDVILQGLQWLGLDYDEGPFFQSQRLSRYREILTQWLKEGKAYRCYCSKERLMELRERQRAKRQKPRYDGYCRNRKSTPPDQTSVIRFCNPLNGEVVVDDKVHGPVIFRNNELDDLIIARSDGSPTYNFTVVVDDSDMHITHVIRGDDHLNNTPRQINLLLALNAPLPVYAHLPMILDSEGKKLSKRTGAANILNYKKEGYLADAVVNYLVKLGWSHGDQEIFSRQEMIYYFDFNHLNKSSASINPDKLIWLNQQYLKTEDINQIVCLFAKKCQALNIPTDKGPDCVDVVTLQRERVKTLNEMAEKSRYFYLAPEIDTKTLSEAMKSILKIILQGFQALSTWTDDSIHHVLLETAETLNLKLGKVAQPLRWVITGQSISPPMSQTLRVLGKKEVCDRIQRVLN, encoded by the coding sequence ATGAAAGTCCGTACGCGTTTTGCACCCAGCCCTACCGGTTATTTACATATTGGTGGCGTTAGAACAGCGCTTTATTCGTGGTTATATGCAAAAAAACAGCACGGGGAATTTATATTGCGTATTGAAGATACCGATACAGAACGATCAACCCATGCAGCCACTGACGTTATTTTACAAGGTTTACAATGGCTTGGATTAGATTACGACGAAGGTCCTTTCTTTCAAAGCCAACGGTTAAGCCGCTATAGAGAAATTTTAACGCAATGGCTTAAAGAAGGTAAAGCCTACCGCTGTTATTGCTCGAAAGAACGCTTAATGGAATTGCGCGAAAGACAACGTGCCAAACGTCAAAAGCCACGCTACGATGGTTATTGCCGAAATAGAAAGTCCACGCCGCCTGATCAAACGTCTGTGATACGTTTTTGTAATCCTTTAAATGGCGAAGTGGTCGTGGATGACAAGGTTCATGGTCCTGTTATTTTTCGCAATAACGAATTAGATGATTTAATTATTGCTCGGAGTGATGGATCACCCACCTATAATTTTACGGTTGTCGTCGATGATAGTGATATGCACATTACACACGTTATACGCGGGGATGATCATCTTAATAATACGCCTCGTCAGATTAATCTATTGTTAGCGTTAAATGCTCCTTTACCGGTTTATGCACATTTACCGATGATTCTCGATAGTGAAGGTAAAAAACTTTCTAAAAGAACAGGCGCTGCCAATATTTTAAACTATAAAAAAGAAGGCTATTTAGCCGACGCCGTCGTGAATTACTTAGTTAAATTGGGATGGTCACACGGTGATCAAGAAATTTTTTCTCGTCAAGAAATGATTTATTATTTTGACTTCAATCATTTAAATAAGTCTTCAGCGTCGATTAATCCTGACAAATTAATCTGGCTCAATCAACAGTATTTAAAAACAGAGGATATTAATCAAATTGTGTGTTTGTTTGCTAAAAAATGCCAAGCATTGAATATTCCAACGGATAAAGGCCCTGATTGTGTTGATGTCGTCACGTTACAACGTGAACGGGTTAAAACATTAAATGAAATGGCTGAAAAAAGCCGTTATTTTTATTTAGCGCCAGAAATTGATACAAAAACACTATCAGAAGCGATGAAAAGCATATTAAAAATAATATTACAAGGCTTTCAGGCACTGTCCACCTGGACCGACGACTCGATACACCACGTATTATTAGAAACGGCCGAAACGCTCAATTTGAAATTAGGCAAAGTCGCGCAACCGTTGCGTTGGGTTATAACAGGTCAGTCTATTTCGCCTCCGATGAGCCAAACGTTGCGCGTGCTCGGTAAAAAAGAAGTATGTGATCGCATACAACGCGTTCTAAATTAA
- a CDS encoding L-threonylcarbamoyladenylate synthase codes for MSQFLKIHKENPQLHLIRMAANIVMKEGVIVYPTDSAYALGCQLTNKKGIQRIKQIRQLKDQHSLTLLCRDISEMAHFAQLETPIFRLIKANTPGPYTFLLPATSHVPRYLIHAKRKTIGIRIPDNKIVHALLEMNDQPLINTTLILPDSDLPLLEPEAIRDILGKRVDLVIDGGFCGLELTTVIDLSGHIPHIIRCGKGEIKPFQPI; via the coding sequence GTGAGCCAATTTCTTAAAATTCACAAAGAAAATCCGCAGCTGCATTTAATACGTATGGCAGCAAATATCGTGATGAAAGAGGGGGTTATTGTTTATCCAACAGACTCTGCTTATGCATTAGGGTGTCAACTCACCAACAAAAAGGGAATACAACGCATTAAACAAATACGTCAGTTAAAAGACCAACATTCTCTGACCTTACTGTGTCGTGATATTTCTGAAATGGCTCATTTTGCGCAATTAGAGACCCCTATTTTTCGTTTAATAAAAGCCAATACACCAGGTCCTTACACTTTTTTATTACCGGCGACATCGCATGTACCACGTTATTTAATCCATGCGAAGCGTAAAACCATTGGGATACGGATTCCAGACAATAAAATAGTGCATGCGTTATTAGAAATGAATGATCAACCGTTAATCAACACGACGTTGATTTTACCCGATTCTGATCTCCCTTTATTAGAACCGGAAGCAATTCGCGATATTTTAGGGAAACGAGTGGACTTAGTGATTGATGGTGGGTTTTGCGGTTTAGAACTGACAACCGTCATTGACTTATCAGGACACATTCCGCACATTATTCGTTGTGGTAAAGGAGAGATTAAACCTTTCCAACCCATTTGA
- a CDS encoding septation protein A, translating into MRLLFDFLPIVIFFIAYKFFGIYVATAAAIIISLLQVIGYFIKHRKVPSIQLISLVLILLFGGGTLFLHNELFIKWKPTALYWLLALGALITHYVGKKPFIQHLLETNIVLPSHLWSSLNRNWIIFFILMGAINLWVAYTFNTNTWVNFKLFGLLGMTFLFIVAQAIYLARYIHSDEKT; encoded by the coding sequence ATGCGTCTACTTTTTGATTTTTTGCCCATTGTTATTTTCTTTATCGCTTACAAGTTTTTTGGCATCTATGTCGCCACTGCCGCGGCGATTATTATTAGTTTGCTACAAGTCATTGGTTACTTTATCAAACATCGTAAGGTACCTAGTATACAACTTATTAGCTTAGTCCTCATCCTCTTATTTGGTGGCGGCACATTATTTTTACATAATGAATTATTTATCAAATGGAAGCCAACTGCACTTTATTGGCTGCTTGCGCTTGGCGCTTTAATCACCCATTACGTTGGCAAAAAACCTTTCATTCAGCATCTATTAGAAACCAATATCGTCTTACCCTCTCATCTGTGGTCATCGTTAAATAGAAATTGGATTATCTTTTTCATTTTAATGGGGGCTATTAATTTATGGGTTGCCTATACGTTTAATACCAACACCTGGGTTAATTTTAAATTGTTTGGCTTGCTGGGAATGACTTTTTTATTTATAGTCGCACAAGCTATTTATTTAGCACGCTATATTCATTCTGATGAAAAGACATAA
- a CDS encoding BolA family protein: MHNLAHDIQKKLHQALAPTYLNVIDEGDQHVGHAKEGAGHFSVHISSPLFKNKSLVACHRLVYAALGDFIPSKIHALKIEIMT; encoded by the coding sequence ATGCATAACCTCGCTCATGACATTCAAAAAAAATTACATCAAGCACTCGCGCCCACCTATTTAAACGTAATAGACGAAGGCGACCAGCATGTAGGTCACGCTAAAGAAGGCGCAGGCCATTTTTCAGTGCATATTTCCTCTCCTTTATTTAAAAATAAATCTTTAGTTGCGTGTCATCGACTCGTTTATGCGGCACTCGGGGACTTCATACCGAGTAAAATCCATGCCTTAAAAATTGAAATAATGACTTAA
- the icmJ gene encoding type IVB secretion system protein IcmJDotN gives MYPIKLNVNPKGWRLFMQRKMDRRFDEFSYKIWKRDDFTCQFCGLHSKKYQEVINLDQNYMNNKTSNLVTACSLCTQCFFLEAVESYGGGTLVYLPEISQNYLNGFCHVLFVAMNNNTHYKETAQNLYRSLKLRAQVIEDEWGMQLQEPAILGQLIIEADDNRLLDKKIFNTIRLLPSRAGFRVQNNEWSGSIHPYL, from the coding sequence ATGTATCCTATTAAACTCAATGTTAATCCCAAAGGTTGGCGCTTGTTCATGCAACGAAAAATGGATCGACGTTTCGATGAATTTAGTTATAAAATTTGGAAGCGTGATGATTTTACGTGTCAATTTTGCGGTTTACACTCCAAAAAATATCAAGAGGTTATTAATTTAGATCAAAATTACATGAATAATAAAACCTCTAATTTAGTAACAGCCTGTAGTTTATGTACACAATGCTTTTTTTTAGAGGCCGTTGAATCCTACGGTGGGGGTACTTTAGTTTATTTACCCGAAATATCGCAAAATTATTTAAATGGTTTCTGTCATGTCCTGTTTGTGGCCATGAACAATAATACACACTATAAAGAAACAGCGCAAAATCTCTATCGAAGTTTGAAATTGCGTGCTCAGGTCATCGAAGATGAATGGGGAATGCAGTTGCAGGAACCTGCTATTTTGGGCCAACTCATTATTGAAGCAGACGACAACCGTTTACTCGATAAGAAAATTTTTAATACCATTCGTTTATTACCTTCGCGAGCAGGGTTTAGGGTTCAAAATAACGAGTGGTCCGGTTCAATTCACCCTTATTTATAA
- a CDS encoding DUF6750 family protein, whose translation MKNIKEALMKGRMQRILSLLTVMLGTLYAASSKADGVMTLGDMALTITKSFEGLAKLITAGAYMAGIGFVMASMLKFKAHKDNPTQIPIGTPIALLFVGSALIFLPHIFVIAGYTIFGGTGGAAGISGTTGL comes from the coding sequence ATGAAAAACATAAAAGAAGCGTTGATGAAAGGTCGTATGCAGCGCATTCTCTCTTTATTAACGGTGATGCTGGGCACTTTATATGCAGCGTCGAGTAAAGCCGATGGTGTGATGACATTAGGGGATATGGCGCTAACGATTACTAAATCCTTTGAAGGCTTGGCAAAGCTGATTACAGCGGGTGCTTACATGGCTGGGATAGGGTTTGTGATGGCCTCAATGCTCAAGTTCAAAGCGCATAAAGATAATCCAACCCAAATTCCAATTGGAACACCTATCGCCTTATTATTTGTGGGATCGGCCTTGATTTTTTTACCGCACATATTTGTTATTGCCGGTTACACCATTTTTGGCGGGACTGGCGGTGCGGCTGGTATTTCAGGCACAACGGGTTTGTAG
- a CDS encoding 5-fold beta-flower protein produces MKLQLKNMIYLFKNIRTRSIIIVTGCILLFGFLYGFMHLTNKKPPVENTSIQLKETPDIDSIPGGLKKPPSTDYQRLQAQQNLEQAARAEKTGVSVIPTLLDSNQFHDEENSLQMNRCQKMNNACSPTSCDNGAKVSCENTLFSMNGPLSFLQPSQLKSGTLIYDMQGKVIGHLGADGKVRDESGQRIGKVGPDGLVRRAEGNVIGSAAVPARGDSVYDATGRLIGTVGWEGKVRDPKGHLIGMVGPDGIVRDAQHNVIGKAGVNRVGAPVYDTEGHRLGTIDAEGRLSDASGKVLGDVDSNGVVRNSSNDIIGHADLRGIHEKRQAIPGAPVYDHQGRLIGTLNSDDDVRDEHGNVIGQLDKEGLIRGLEGKIIGKLGATAPGAPVYDRQGRLVGTVSSDGIVRDVQGKALGKLSSDGMIRDAQGKVLGSIAAFHPKNLELGTSNEPTPATVRLLPDTISNSSNPELQRVLERQAQQISAQKADQLQEQMQTAMSTQASQLFTAWASPNQRYVTGIPDVDRIQDGLNTPLAEKGDTKPPAVKAGTILYAILLTAVNSDEPGPVLAEIVQGKFKGARLMGTLSNQGQKILLSFNTLTLPHLSKSVAINTVAIDENTARTALSSDTNNHYWLRYGTLFASAFLQGYGQSFLDYGNNYSGAVVINPSNQPIDLSPRQRVFVGLGQVGEQYASALRNVFNTPPTVKIYSGTPMGILFLSDLSALPN; encoded by the coding sequence ATGAAACTTCAATTAAAAAATATGATCTATTTATTTAAAAATATCCGTACGCGTAGCATTATTATAGTCACAGGATGCATCCTTCTATTTGGTTTTTTATATGGGTTTATGCACCTTACCAACAAAAAACCACCCGTTGAAAATACATCCATACAACTGAAAGAAACGCCGGATATTGATTCCATTCCGGGAGGATTAAAAAAACCACCGTCTACGGATTATCAACGTTTGCAAGCACAACAGAATCTTGAACAAGCGGCGCGTGCTGAAAAAACGGGTGTCAGTGTTATTCCGACACTACTCGATTCAAATCAATTTCATGACGAGGAAAATTCACTCCAAATGAATCGCTGTCAAAAAATGAATAATGCCTGTTCTCCCACTTCCTGTGATAACGGTGCAAAAGTCTCCTGCGAAAATACTCTCTTCTCAATGAATGGACCCTTATCCTTTTTACAACCCAGTCAATTGAAATCAGGAACGTTAATTTATGATATGCAAGGAAAAGTCATCGGACATCTCGGTGCTGATGGCAAAGTGCGGGATGAATCTGGGCAACGGATAGGCAAAGTAGGGCCAGATGGTTTAGTTCGCCGGGCAGAAGGGAACGTTATCGGTAGCGCAGCAGTGCCTGCACGGGGTGATTCTGTTTATGATGCCACAGGTCGTTTGATTGGAACAGTAGGTTGGGAAGGAAAAGTTCGTGATCCAAAAGGGCACCTGATCGGCATGGTCGGCCCGGACGGTATTGTACGCGATGCTCAACATAACGTTATCGGTAAAGCAGGTGTTAACAGAGTCGGTGCACCCGTCTATGATACAGAAGGTCATCGGTTAGGTACGATTGATGCAGAAGGTCGGTTAAGTGATGCGTCAGGTAAGGTGTTGGGTGATGTTGATTCGAATGGTGTTGTGCGTAATTCTTCGAACGACATCATTGGCCATGCTGACTTAAGAGGAATTCATGAAAAAAGGCAAGCGATTCCAGGCGCGCCGGTTTATGATCATCAGGGTCGATTAATCGGTACATTGAATAGTGATGATGACGTTCGCGATGAGCACGGGAACGTGATCGGTCAGTTAGATAAGGAGGGGCTAATTCGTGGATTAGAGGGGAAAATTATTGGCAAACTGGGTGCCACGGCGCCTGGCGCGCCGGTTTATGATCGCCAAGGTCGTTTAGTCGGAACGGTCAGTAGCGATGGTATTGTAAGAGATGTGCAAGGAAAAGCATTAGGAAAATTAAGTTCAGATGGAATGATTCGCGATGCGCAAGGAAAGGTTTTGGGCAGCATCGCCGCTTTTCATCCCAAAAACCTTGAATTAGGTACGAGCAATGAGCCAACACCAGCGACAGTTCGTTTACTTCCGGATACGATAAGTAATTCATCTAATCCAGAATTACAACGCGTTTTAGAGAGACAAGCACAACAAATTTCTGCTCAAAAGGCCGATCAGTTACAAGAACAAATGCAAACGGCGATGAGTACGCAAGCCAGTCAGTTGTTTACAGCATGGGCTTCACCGAATCAACGCTATGTAACGGGCATCCCTGATGTCGATCGCATCCAGGATGGATTGAACACCCCATTGGCCGAAAAAGGGGATACAAAACCGCCTGCTGTTAAAGCCGGAACGATCTTGTATGCCATATTATTAACGGCTGTTAATAGTGATGAACCGGGTCCCGTACTTGCAGAAATTGTACAGGGAAAATTTAAGGGTGCACGTTTAATGGGAACGTTGAGTAATCAGGGTCAAAAAATTTTACTTTCTTTCAACACGCTAACCCTTCCTCATTTATCCAAAAGCGTAGCCATTAATACGGTCGCTATTGATGAAAATACCGCGCGTACTGCATTATCAAGTGATACGAATAATCATTATTGGTTACGTTATGGAACGTTATTTGCTTCTGCTTTCCTTCAGGGCTATGGTCAATCGTTTTTAGATTATGGTAATAATTATTCTGGTGCGGTGGTGATTAATCCGAGTAATCAACCGATTGATCTATCCCCACGCCAACGTGTTTTTGTGGGTCTAGGTCAAGTCGGTGAGCAATATGCATCTGCGTTAAGAAATGTATTCAACACACCACCGACGGTAAAAATTTATTCAGGAACACCCATGGGGATATTATTTCTTTCAGATTTGTCGGCATTACCGAATTAA
- a CDS encoding DotH/IcmK family type IV secretion protein, translated as MYFFNVQKGNRRFIFNGLVGIGLMALCTLSWAVTPDLAHHGVETLAEGNKDSVSVHDLNKVAFGSMTQAMLPMSPEQIKRLRALFNQTQAAAATTPGTPPRPTISSQFVQLEPGATPTVIRLAEGYVTTLAFLDSTGQPWPVENYDIGNPQAFNIQWDKKSNLLMIQATSLYNVGNLAVQLRHLETPVMVTLISGQKAVDYRVDLRIPGNGPHAKALLGRNLPQRANPVLLNVLEGVPPPKNVALKVSGGLAQAWLMDNHLYLRTRLTLISPAWIASMSSPDGMKAYEMPKTPLILGFEDGQSIQLKIEGF; from the coding sequence ATGTATTTTTTTAATGTTCAAAAAGGAAATCGTCGTTTTATTTTTAATGGTTTAGTCGGGATCGGTTTAATGGCTTTATGCACGCTCTCATGGGCCGTGACACCGGATCTTGCTCACCATGGAGTAGAAACCCTTGCAGAAGGGAATAAAGATTCAGTTTCAGTGCACGACCTTAACAAAGTTGCATTTGGTTCGATGACGCAAGCCATGTTGCCGATGTCGCCGGAGCAAATAAAACGCTTAAGAGCGCTTTTTAATCAAACGCAAGCGGCCGCAGCGACAACACCGGGTACACCACCGCGCCCTACGATTTCCTCTCAATTTGTTCAATTAGAACCGGGCGCGACTCCAACGGTTATTCGTTTAGCCGAAGGTTATGTCACAACCTTGGCATTTCTTGATTCAACCGGTCAACCTTGGCCTGTGGAGAATTACGATATTGGCAATCCACAAGCATTTAATATCCAATGGGATAAAAAAAGTAATTTGCTCATGATACAGGCAACTTCATTATATAACGTTGGAAATTTAGCGGTTCAGTTACGTCATTTAGAAACGCCTGTGATGGTGACACTGATTTCAGGTCAAAAAGCGGTTGATTATCGCGTTGATTTACGTATTCCCGGCAATGGCCCTCATGCGAAAGCCCTTTTAGGGAGAAATCTTCCACAACGTGCTAATCCGGTTTTATTAAATGTATTAGAAGGCGTTCCTCCGCCGAAAAATGTCGCATTAAAGGTTTCAGGCGGTCTCGCGCAAGCGTGGTTAATGGACAATCATCTTTATCTACGAACGCGTTTAACCTTAATTTCACCGGCTTGGATCGCGTCCATGTCGAGTCCTGATGGGATGAAAGCGTATGAAATGCCTAAAACACCGCTTATTTTGGGTTTTGAAGACGGACAATCGATTCAATTAAAAATTGAAGGATTTTAA
- a CDS encoding type IVB secretion system apparatus protein IcmL/DotI, with amino-acid sequence MKEDALQIVKLRNEFYRDNYRKVVAALLFSLFVIFILAGGLFYIVTHPPAPRYFSTSNDGRIVPLVPFSQPNLSNAALLEWANTAATAAYSYNFVNYRQALQHAADYFTPEGKQMFFSAIKNSNNLHAVISKKLIVSAVATGVPVILEQGLLANRYTWKVQIPMLITFQSASQFSQQAVTITLLIVRVSTLTSPQGIGIAQFIVSGDGGVTG; translated from the coding sequence ATGAAAGAAGATGCGCTACAAATCGTTAAATTACGTAACGAGTTTTATCGAGATAATTATAGAAAAGTTGTTGCCGCGTTATTATTTAGTCTTTTCGTCATCTTCATTTTAGCAGGCGGCTTATTTTATATCGTGACCCATCCTCCTGCACCGCGTTATTTTTCCACGAGTAATGATGGCCGTATTGTTCCTTTAGTTCCTTTTTCGCAACCTAATTTAAGTAATGCAGCCCTATTGGAATGGGCGAATACAGCGGCAACCGCGGCCTATAGCTATAATTTCGTTAATTATCGGCAAGCACTGCAGCATGCTGCCGATTATTTTACGCCGGAAGGTAAACAAATGTTTTTTTCGGCAATAAAAAATTCGAATAATTTACATGCCGTGATTAGTAAGAAATTAATTGTTTCAGCAGTGGCGACAGGTGTCCCTGTCATCTTAGAGCAAGGATTATTAGCGAATCGTTATACGTGGAAAGTACAAATTCCAATGCTCATTACGTTCCAAAGTGCAAGTCAATTTTCCCAACAAGCAGTGACGATCACATTGTTAATTGTTCGTGTTTCAACGTTAACATCGCCACAGGGTATTGGTATTGCGCAATTTATTGTATCGGGAGACGGAGGAGTAACCGGTTAA
- a CDS encoding TraM recognition domain-containing protein, which produces MVVARGLEQKHEQDPRRLLRDTRILSQRFVDFFKNPQAVTILLIGFAAGAFFIPAMADIIFLLGIFSFFYAYTRKTSLPFRMPQRAHQLDYNDLKPGSNKPQKARGICLFGNELSSKEELWFSNDDMRTHCLIFGSTGSGKTEALISLAYNALVQGSGFIYVDGKGDNSLFAKVFSMARSMGREDDILVVNFMTGARDIVGPQEKRLSNTMNPFANGSSSMLSQLVVSLMDASSNTPDGDMWKGRAIVFVEALMKLLVYIRDQGGILLDVNVVRNYFELSRVENIVVDKLFPRDGQEPLSLMDVPDVVLEPITNYLINLPGYDKSKKGKQVSQVLEQHGFITMQLTRVFGSLADTYGHILRTNLAEVDLKDVVLNRRILLVLLPAFEKSPDELSNLGKVIIASLKAMLAAGLGEEVEGDYRDIIERKPTNALTPYLCVLDEYGYYAVPGFAVVPAQARSLGFSIVFAGQDLPAFQKASKEEAASIGANCNIKLCMKLEDPLETWDFFSKSAGEAWVTKVDAFQTRVESVLNNYADTRSASSEKRARIDLLDLKEQREGEAHILFKSKIIRAQLFYANPRPVARMRLNQFLKVGLPTNRYLLDLQSRLQNFQTVTRKTQFLLNKLDESPLIAQLSQILAQHAERTPIKAALSALFAIEPKETIREETLVEEEILTDNELNIFKPLLITPQLANVILINNPQFNEAFLKRSTTQKLLAVIEKVSGKFEKHAQSIAAEIIHDMALATHYPPALNHLLSGEEIAKEVNKLVLAIQEEQALNEQKSDN; this is translated from the coding sequence ATGGTAGTCGCGCGCGGTTTAGAACAAAAACACGAACAGGATCCGCGACGATTATTACGCGATACGCGTATACTTTCTCAACGCTTTGTCGATTTTTTCAAAAATCCGCAAGCAGTAACCATTTTATTAATCGGTTTTGCGGCTGGCGCTTTTTTTATTCCAGCAATGGCGGATATTATCTTTTTATTGGGTATTTTTTCCTTTTTTTATGCCTATACCCGTAAAACTAGTTTACCTTTTCGAATGCCCCAACGCGCGCATCAACTGGATTATAATGATTTAAAACCCGGAAGTAATAAGCCGCAAAAAGCACGGGGTATTTGTTTGTTTGGGAACGAGTTATCCAGCAAAGAAGAACTCTGGTTTAGCAACGACGATATGCGGACACACTGCTTAATTTTTGGTTCGACGGGCAGTGGTAAAACCGAAGCGTTAATCTCTTTAGCATATAATGCGTTAGTTCAGGGGAGTGGGTTTATTTATGTCGACGGAAAAGGGGATAACAGTTTATTTGCTAAGGTTTTTTCAATGGCGCGCTCTATGGGCCGTGAAGATGATATTTTAGTGGTTAATTTTATGACCGGTGCCCGCGATATTGTTGGGCCTCAAGAAAAACGATTATCCAACACGATGAATCCTTTTGCCAATGGCTCTTCAAGTATGTTATCCCAGCTTGTTGTTAGTTTAATGGATGCGAGTAGCAATACTCCTGATGGAGATATGTGGAAGGGGAGAGCGATTGTATTTGTTGAAGCCTTAATGAAACTGTTGGTTTATATTCGTGACCAAGGTGGGATTCTACTGGATGTGAATGTGGTGAGAAATTATTTTGAACTATCGCGCGTCGAAAATATTGTTGTTGATAAATTATTTCCACGCGATGGTCAAGAACCCTTAAGTTTAATGGATGTTCCCGATGTCGTGTTAGAACCCATTACGAATTACCTCATTAATTTACCCGGCTATGATAAATCTAAAAAAGGAAAGCAAGTCTCCCAAGTTTTGGAACAGCACGGTTTTATTACCATGCAGTTAACGCGTGTGTTTGGTTCTTTAGCGGATACCTACGGTCATATTTTACGAACAAATTTAGCGGAAGTCGACTTAAAAGACGTCGTACTGAATCGCCGTATTCTTTTAGTCTTGTTACCGGCTTTTGAAAAATCACCGGATGAATTATCGAATTTAGGTAAAGTGATTATTGCCTCTTTAAAAGCAATGCTCGCGGCAGGCTTAGGCGAAGAAGTTGAAGGCGATTATCGCGATATCATTGAACGTAAACCAACCAATGCGTTAACGCCTTATTTATGTGTATTAGATGAATATGGCTATTACGCCGTTCCAGGGTTTGCTGTCGTTCCTGCTCAGGCACGTTCGTTAGGATTTTCCATCGTTTTTGCAGGACAAGATTTGCCTGCCTTTCAAAAGGCATCAAAAGAAGAAGCGGCCTCAATTGGTGCCAATTGTAATATTAAATTGTGTATGAAATTGGAAGACCCTTTAGAAACCTGGGATTTTTTCTCAAAAAGTGCCGGTGAAGCATGGGTGACTAAAGTGGATGCTTTTCAAACGCGAGTTGAAAGTGTATTAAATAATTATGCAGATACACGGAGCGCTTCTTCGGAAAAGCGAGCGCGTATTGACTTATTGGATTTAAAAGAACAGCGTGAAGGCGAAGCGCACATTTTGTTTAAATCAAAGATTATTCGTGCACAATTATTTTACGCGAATCCACGCCCTGTTGCTCGAATGCGATTGAATCAATTTTTGAAAGTAGGATTACCGACGAATCGTTATTTATTAGATCTACAATCACGGCTACAAAATTTTCAGACAGTGACCCGCAAAACACAATTTTTATTGAATAAGCTGGATGAATCACCGCTGATTGCTCAATTATCGCAAATTTTAGCGCAGCATGCTGAACGGACCCCTATTAAAGCGGCCCTATCTGCTTTATTTGCAATAGAGCCCAAAGAGACGATAAGAGAAGAAACGCTCGTGGAAGAAGAAATCTTAACGGATAATGAATTAAATATATTTAAACCACTGTTAATCACGCCGCAACTTGCCAATGTGATATTAATCAATAATCCTCAGTTTAATGAGGCGTTTTTAAAACGATCAACGACGCAAAAATTGCTGGCCGTGATAGAAAAGGTTTCAGGTAAATTTGAAAAACATGCGCAGAGTATCGCCGCTGAAATTATTCATGATATGGCGCTAGCGACGCATTATCCACCCGCGCTCAATCATCTCTTATCAGGGGAGGAGATCGCAAAAGAGGTAAATAAACTCGTATTAGCTATTCAAGAAGAACAGGCGTTGAATGAACAAAAATCGGATAATTAA